The Acidobacteriota bacterium DNA window CACCGCCGGTGCCACCACCTGCGCTCCCGTGCTGCGGCCCGCCGCGTCCCGCAATTCCTGGCTGCCGTCGTGGCTGCGCCAGACGGTGCCGTCGGAGTGTTTCAGCTCCCGCAGACGGGTGGCGCCGGTGTAGGTCGCCTCGATCACCTGCTCGTCGTCTTCCGGGCCGGCGCCGTGGAGGTCGGTGAGGGTCGTCACCCGCTGCAGCGCATCGTAGCCGTAGCGCAGGGTGGGACCCGCGTAGTGGGGAGCGGCCACGCTGGGGTACTGCACGCTCTCCAGCCGGCCCGCGCTGTCGTAGCCGGCCCTGACGGTCCACAGGGCGCCGCCGCCCGCGGCCTCGCCCCAGCCGGAGGTCAACACCCGCGACAGGGTGTCGTAGCTGTAGCTCACCACCGCGTCGGCGCCGGCGGCGTTGTCGTCCCGGGTTTCGAGAATCCGGCCCAGGCCGTCGTAGCGCCAGCGCTGGGTCTGGGTGGCGCCGGCGGTCAAGTTGTAGTGAGCGGGATCGGCGCCATCGAGGCTGGCGGTCAGCGCCGTGCGGCGCCCCGCCTGGTCCCAAGTGCTCGCCAGCTCCACGCACGCTGTGCCGCCGCTGTTGCATGTGCCCGAAGCGCTGGCGTAGATCGTCTTCGCCACCCGGCTCAGGCTGTCGTACCCGGTGCGCTGCTCCCGGCCGTCGGGCATGATCCGCAGGGTCTGGCGGCCCTGGGCGTCGTACTCGTAGCGAGTCTGCTGCTCGGCCGCCGGACCCGAGCCGTCCGGATCGACCCGGATCGCCGTCAGCCGGCCGCCAGCGTCGTAATCGGAGAACACCTCCTGCCAGCCGTCCGTGTGGACGCTCAGCCCGCTGTGCTTGCGCACCTGCACCTTGCGGCCCAGGCCGTCGTAGACCGTCTCCGTCTTGTAGGCCTCGCCGCTGGCGGCGCTGTTGCCGGGAAGCCACTGGGCGATCACCCGGCTCTGCACGTCGTAGCTGCGGGTCACCGGGCGGGTCGGCTCGCCGCTGACGGGGTCGGCCAGCAGCACCCTGACCACCCGCCCCAGGGCGTCGTACTCGAAGTCGGTCTCGAAGCTCGAGCCGCCGCCGGGGTCGCTGCCGTTTTCCTTGACCTTCCGCCGGGTCACCAGGCCCATCACGTTGCGGGTCAGCAGCAGCTCGTTGCCCGCCGCGTCGGTGGCCTTCACCTTGCGGCCCAGGGCGTCGTACTCCACGGTGGAGACGTTCCAGCCACCGGAGCCGTCGGGCGTGGCCGCCGTCACGGCCCGGTCGAGAGCGTCGTAGCCCGTACGCGTCGCCAGCCACTGGGGATCGGCCGGCACCACTGCCTGGGCGGCCTGGGCCACCTGCTTTTCGTAGGCCCGGCCACGGGCGTCGTAGACCGCCCGGCTCCAGCCCAGGAGCTGGTCGATACCGCCGGAGTCGCTCTCCGAGCCGTAGACCTTGCTCTCCACCACCCGGTCTTCCTGGTCGTAGAACAGCTCCGTCTCGCTCAGCCAGGTGGTGCAGGTGGGAGAGTCGTTGCCCTGGGGTACGGTGGCCTCGAGGCAGACCTTCTTGCGGATCGGACGGTCCAGGCGGTCGTATTCCACCTTCTCCGTCCGGCCCGCCTTGCCGTCGCTGCCCTGCACCTGGGTCCACTGCGGTTGCCCGGCGCCGGGCTCGCCACTGGGCACGTACCAGGTACGCACGCTCTGGCTGCCGCTGGAGGTGGGCAGAGAGTCTCCGTCGACCGCCGCCGAGAAGTAGGCCGTGGCCTGGGTCACGCGACTGAGCTTGTCGTACTGCTTGGTATCCACCCGCCACTGGCCGTCGGCCAGGCGCACCGAGACCCGGGTGACGTTGCCGAAGGGATCGTAGGCGTAACGGGTCTCGGTGGACGAGCCGTCACCACTCCAGTCGGCGCCGTCGCCGAGAGCTGTGGCCCAGGCCTGCTCGCTGAGCACCAGCCCTTCCGGGCTGTAGCTGTACTCCACCAGCGACCAGGTGCGGGTCGAGCCGTCATCGTCGCGCAGGATACGCTTTTCCGTGGTGCGGCCGGCGGCGTCGTAGTGGTACTCCACCTCGCCGCTGACCTCGGTGCCCGTCTCGTCGGTGGTCTTCTCGGAGAGCAGGCGACCGCGAAAGTCGAAGCTGCGCTGCTGGACCACCTCCTGCTCCGGACTGGCCGCCAGCAGGGTGCGGGTCTCGATCACGTGGCTCCAGCCGTCGTACTTCATCCGCTCTCGGCCGAGGAGGTTGCCCGCGGCATCCTCGATGCGGCGCTGGGCCAGATTGCCGGTAGCCGTGGCGCTGCCGGCGGACGGGCCCGGCATGCCGGGCTCGAGGTAGGTCAGGATCTCTCTGCGCACCAGGGTTTCTTCCGCAGCGTCGACCGTGCCATCACCGTCCGCATCTTCCACCGCGTAGATCCGCGACTCGGTCAGCGCACCCTGGGTGTCGTAGGTGTAGCGGGTCAACGCGCGCTGACGGCGATCGGCCTGCAGCTCGCCGTCGGCGCCCACCACGGTCATGGCCGCCCGGCCGCGCTCCTCGATGGGAGAAAGCCAGGGCCAGGTGGCCTGATCCTGGCCGGTGCCGCGGAAGGCCAGCGGCGGGTCCAACCCCCGAGGCTCGATCACCCAGCGGTCGAGGTAGGACTCCAGGTCGTCGTCGACGGTCTGCCGGTCGGGATCGCTCGAGGGTGCCGCCGTCATCCAGCCGAAGACCGTCTCGGTAGCCTCGGGTTTGAGCTTGCCGTCGAGGAAGAAGTGGCAAGAGGGCTCGTCGTTCGAACCATCGCCGGTCAGATCCTCCTCGGGAATACCCTCTGCGGTAAGAGAGTACCGTACCTGGCCGGAGATCGGGTCCACGTCGTAGCAGGTGACCTGCCTTTTTTCGCCGTGGTCCGAGCCGAGTCCTGGATCGACCCAGAACTTCACCGGGTGCTCGATCGCCAGATTCCACTTGTGCCCGTACTGCCAGTGCTGGGTCTTGCCCGATGGCCAGATAGCCGAGGCCATGCGGCCCTGGCCGTCGTAGGTGTAGGTCATCTGGGTTCCGTCAGCACGATCGACGCTGAGGAGGTGACCCTGGTCATCGAAGTGGTGGGTGCTCGTGCGGCCTTCCGAGGTGATGGTGGCCTGATCGATGTAGGGCCAGGCTCACCGGAAGCATCCGTCGCCTGAACGAAGTCGAAAGCTACCGAGCGAGATGGCGTCTGGACTCCCGATACCGTGTCGCGCAGAATCGGTGCGAGGTAGATTCCCACCTCGCCGCGGTACTGGATCGATAGCAGCTCATCTCCTGCGCCGTTGAAGACGTGCTCCAGATTGTCCGACATGTAGCCGCCTCGCGGGGTGTCGCCGGCGTCCATTTCCGCCTTCCAGTGGTATTCGTACTTCGCCACGGTCTCGGCCGTGCCTCCTGTTTCCTTCACGGTGACTTCCGTGAGATAGTCACGGCCCCCGGATTGCTCGTGGTTGTAGGCTACGTGACGAACCGACTCCGATTCGGGAGTACCGTCCTGATCCTCGTCGATGGGCTGGATCGCCCTGACCTCGGTGACGACGAACCGGCTGCAAGTGCGCTTGGTGACGAACTCGAACCTGCCCAGTTCCCGGGGATGGCACGCATCCGCCCTGGGGTTGGTTCGGGCACTGTCGTCGCAGCTCCAGAGGATGGCCTTCTGAGGCGCCCAGTCATCGGAACAGCCGTCCCTCTCATCGATTTCGCCCCACTCGATCTCGATCGCCGTTCCTCCGGGTCGGGCAATGCGGATCGGATAGCCGTAGGGCCCATCTCCTCCGGACCTCGTCATGTGCTTGAAGGTCCGCACCTCTCCACCGGGAAGACGCAGCTCCCAGAACGCCTCATAGACAACTCCATCCCCCACCCTGTACTTGAGCAGCTTGCCCAGCGGCCCTTCCACCGCCTGATTCGCATTCGGTGGCCAGGGGTAGGAGACCTCCGAGCCGTCGGCGCGATGCCAGACGACCGGTGCCCCGTCACAAACCTTGCGAATCAACCTCTCATCGAGGAGGTCGAAGGACCAGTTACGGCCGAATCCGCCCTGGATGTTGTCTTGATTCCGGTAGGAACGAGAGAGGGTCAGGTCCAGCCCTCGACCGGGAATCGACAGGTCGGTGACATTCAGCAGGAATTCGCCGTTGGAGAGCGTGACACCCAGCGGATGACGATCGGCATTGCGAACCGGGGGAATCCTGTGGGCGCTCGCCCCCGAACACATGCCGACACCCCCCCCGCCCTCCAGCGGGCACTCTCTCAGACCCATGCATACCGTGGAACAATCCTCGACGTAGCTGCTGCGGCACTTCATGACCTTGCGCGGAGGCTGGATCCAGAAGTTCACGCATTCCAGCTCGTGATGCTCGGCGTAGTCCGACAGGCCGCATCGGATGTCGATGGCATTCGGAAAACGCTCGGTGGCGCTGGACCATCCCGGCCGAGGCACAGAAACCGCCGAACGAGGCAGTCCCAGAGGGTCGTCGATGAAAGCGGGATCGGGATCGTGCACAGATACGCGACCGGCGGCGGTCGTCAAGATCTCTCCAGCCCGAGGCGCCGGATAGAGCCTGCCTGCCGAGGGAAGCTCCAGTCCCGACCCCAGGGTCTGACCACCGAAGATCTCCATCACGCGGCTGCCGTCGATGCCCAGCAGGCCTTCCATCAGCCGCGCCTCGTCACGCAGGCGGTCCCCACGACCGACCAGCGGTCGGCGCCACTCGCCCCGCCCCGAGCGGTCGGCCAGGAAGAGGGAGGGCAGCTTCCAGCTCGAGGCTGCCCCGGTGTCTGCCGGGTGCTCGCTCCAGGGACCCATCATGTCCATGAAGAGCCGCACATCCTCCTCTTCCACGCCTTCGCCATCCCAGCGCTGTTCCGAGACGGCGCGCGCCAGACCGCCCGGCATCCAGCGGAATCGCCGGCGCAGCACGGCACCTGTAGCGGTCTCCGTCTCCACCCGCGTGATTCTGCCGTCCACGTCGAAGGAGAGGGTCGCCGTCTCACCGCCGGAACTCGTCTCCACCCGGCGTACGACGAAACCCAGGTCGCCCTCGGAGGGCGTGAAATCCCAGGTATAGGATGTCGAGCGGTCCTCCTCGAGAAAGGACAGCGGCCGGCCCGAGCGGTCGAGGACATAGTCGTAGTAGTGCCAGATTCCAACCTCGTCGAGCTGGCCCAGGCGAACAATCCTTCCCGCTGCGTCGTAGCCGAACTCCTCTTCCCCACCATCACCGTAGCGCAGAGCAGTGATGCGACCGAGCAAGTCCCGTTCCACGGCAGTCGTCGTCGCCGGATCCTCCAGGTGATCGATGACCTCGATGATGCGGCCGGCGGCGTCTCGCACCACCTCCATGTCCCGCAAGAGCACCGAACTCTCCCACTCCTGCAGGGTCAGCACCCGGCCCGCGGCATCCCGCGTCATCGTCTCGGAGAGATTCTCGCTGTAGTGCTGGCGGTCGGTGATCCAGCCGCTCCACGGATCCCGCAGGATCCGGGCCACGTTGCTCCCCCCGCGCTGGCTCAGGTCCACCTCGCCCCAGGGATCGAGCTGAACCGAATACTCCAGCCCGTCGGCATCGGTCCAACCCACCAGCCGCCCCGAAAGGTCCCAGCTCCAGCTCGCGCTGCGCTGCATGCGGCTGGTGCCATCCAGGTCGCTGTCCTGGCTGACGCTGGTGGGAAGTCCTCGCCCGTCCCAGGAATAGGTCCAGTGGTCGACTTCGTCGCCCGCGGCATCCTCGCTCCACATGGATTCGAGGTTACCCTCCGCATCCCACACGAAGTGCTCGCTGGATCCACCGGGAAGATCCCGGCGGACCATCCGCCCGGCCCCATCTCGCACGATCAGGACTTCCTGTCCGCCGGGCAGAACCTGGCGCCGCAGGCGACCTGCCAGGTCGTACTCCCACTCCCACTGGCGAGTTTCCGGGTCGGTTCGGGACACCAGCCGGCCCGCCGCGTCGTAGCCCAGGCTCCAGATCTCGCCCAGCTCGTCCTCGTACTCCGCGACCCGGCCGGCGGCATCGTAGCGCCACTGCCGCACCTGACCCAGGGCATCGACCCGTCGCTCCAGACGGCTCGAGGGGCCGTAGTAGAACTCCGTCACGCCGCCGTCCGGCGCGGTGATGCGCGTGACCTCCCCCAGCACGCTGGTCTCGAGGCTCCAGGTCGACCCGAAGGGATCGCTCACCGTGGCCAGGTGCCCGGCGGCGTCGTAGCCAAGGCTCCAGCTCGACCACTGGTCTTCACCCACCGGCCAGTCGAGGCCCGTCTGGCGCCCGGCCGCATCGTGGCTCACGCGAATCACCCCGCAGATCGCCGGAGGGCCGGCCGACAGGCAGGGAGGGTGGATCTCGGCGATCTGCCCGGTGGCCGAGTAGACGTACTCGGTGCGCCGGCCCTCGGCGTCGATGCGGGCGGTGATGTCGCCGGTGACGGGATCCCGCTCGTAGGTGATCACCGCCTCGGCAGTGCCGTCCTCGTCCGGATCGGTGGCCTCCGATACCAGCCAGCCGCTCTCGTCGTAGCCGAGTTCCGATACGGCTCCGCAGGGGCTGGTCAGGCGGGTCAGCCGTCCTTCGGCATTGCGCTCGAAAACCCACTCCGGCCGCACGCCGTCCACCAGAGGTCCTGTGTAGCGCAGCAGCCGGTGCTGACCGTCGTGGGTGAAATCGTGCTCGCCGCCCTCCGGGTCGACCAGGCGCACCACGTCGCCCGTGGCCGCGTCGCGCTCGATGGCCCACACACCTCCGGCGGGATCGGTCATCGACGTGCTCATGCCGTCGGCGTCGAAGGCGTAGGTCCATCCGCCGCCTCCCGGCCCGGTGACCACGGTGGCGTCTGCACCGTAGCTGTAGGTCGTCTCCAGATTCCCCTGGCGCACCGAGGTCGCCCGATCGTCGGCGTCGGTCAGCACGTGGAAGATCACCGACTGGTCGGGCGCGATCACGTCCACCACGTGGTTTTGCACGTCCCAGCCGAAAGACCAGGACGCTCCGTCCGCGCCGACGAAGCCGATCAGCTTGCCGGTCGCATCGTAAGACAGGCTCAGCTCGCGACCGGTCGAATCCAGGATTCGCACGATCCGCGGCGCCGGAGTGTCCGCCGGCGCCGGCTCACCCCACATCGGCCTGAAGAACTTCACCCAGGCGCCGTCGGTGGCCTGGATCTTCTCCAGGTAACCATCCCGATAGCTCAAGTCCAGGGCGTTGCCCGAGGGGTCCTCCTCCCGCACCAGCCAGTAGTTGCTCTCCCCCCGGCACCATCGCGTAGAAGCGCACCAGGCCGCTGCTCATGGTCACCTGGAGCCCGCCCTGACCGTCCGGCTCCAGCGGGCCAAAGGCGGAAGGGCGGTCGGGGTTGGGAAGGTACGCTCCCGATCCGCCGGGATCCTCCACGTAGGGCACCACGCCGCCCTCGTCGGTCAACAGCAGGTAGCCCCCCTGCACGGGGATCAGGGTCGAGGTCGGCCGCAGGATCCAGTTGACCCCCAGGTCCCGGAAGACCCGCGGCTCAGAGCCGTAAGGCACACCGGGAATCGTCGCTTCGAGCCCTGCGTCGTAGACCCGCCCCACCACCAGCGGCACGCGCGCCGCCAGTGTCAGGTCGGTGGTCTTGAAACCGAAGCGGCCGCTGGAAGTCTGCACGAAACCGTGACGAAGACCTTCTGTCGCGTCGCGCTCCAGGGGAAGGAACGGGAAGGCCACCTCGCCCCGGGACAGCCCCCGTTGCAGGGGCGCGGGCAGAATCGGCAGCCCCGTTCGCACTTCCTGCCGGGGATCAGCCAGGGATTGGGCAAGGAGGAAGCTTACCCCTCCCCAGAGCAAGTTAGGAATCAAGGCGACAAGAACAAGCAGCACCCCGCGCAGCGACTGGACCATCGCACTCCCCTCCCACCGCATCCGACGGCCGACCGTTCGGACCGTTCGGACCTCCCCCTGCGGTCACCTCATCGCCGCGCTGGAGGGGCCGTGCGGCTCGAGAGAGAGTCCTCAACAACAACCTGACACGCCATGTCAACGGGTACAGGCGGACTTTTGAGCCTGTAATGTAAGATTAATAAATCAGCTACGGACACCCGCCGATGCGCTGCGGCAGGCAGGCACCGGGGTCGGGACTGCGCTCGGTGCCGTCGCCGGCCTGGCCGTAGGAACCTTCTTCTTCACCGGTGAGGGCGACGACCAGGTAGAAGCGGTGGGAAGAAGCGGGGGTGATGGTTGCGGAGGTGCTCCCGCCGGTCTGCAGCCGCCGAGAGACAGATGCCGACCTCCCGGATCTCCTGGGAAGGCAGAGGGAAGGAGTAGGCGGCCTCGGTGGTGGCCACCAGTTGAGGTCGCCCCGCCATCGTCCGAGATATCATCCCGGAGCCCGAAGAAGACCAACGAGCCATAGTCCACGGTGGGGTCCACGCCCCGTCCCTGGTCGACGGCCACGGTGCAAGCGAGATCCACGAAGGTGGCCGCCTCCGCGGGCTGTACCGCGAAGGCGGCCACCGGCAGGCATGACCCCACCAGACCGATTCGAACCATGGTGCCATCCTCTCCGGCGACTCCAGCGGCGCCGGCAAGCCCCTCGCCCTCGGCCCGCGCCCCGGCCGGCTCCCACCCGAAATCCTCCTCCACGCTACGGCGGCGGATCGTCCGGAGCGATCGGGGAATACCCGAATTTGGAAGGGGTCATCCGTGCAAAAAAGGTCGCGTCCGGGTTCGAAACGGCCTAGATTCATTCCCAGGGGCTCCCTTGCCCCTGAGAGGATTCCCCGATGAGCAGGACCAGCCACTCGCCGAGCGGCCCTTCCGCCCCGGCGATCTCCACCGCCCCGGCCACGAGCGGAGCCCCCTCCGCGCCCAAGTCCAGGAAGGCGACGTCGGAAAGGAAAGCCGCGACCTCGAAAAAGGAGCCGGCGCCCAAGAAGGCCCCGATCATACGAACGCCGGCCCCACCGACGCCGGTGCTGGGACCCGACGAGGAGATCGCCGTTCTGGGCCTGGATTCACCGCGGCTGTTTCTCAACCGGGAGCTGACCTGGCTGAACTTCAACTGGCGCGTTCTTCACGAAGCCGAAGACGCCCGCAACCCACTGCTGGAACGGGTGAAGTTCCTTTCCATCGTCGGCTCCAACCTGGACGAGTTCTTCATGAAACGCATCGGCGGCCTCAAGCAGCAGGTCGGTGCCGGCGTGCACAGGCGCACCCCCGACGGTCGCACGCCGGCCGAGCAGATCGCTCACTGCTACCAGGTGATCCGGCCCATGGAGGCTCGCGCCCAGCAGCTCTGGCATAGCCTGATCCAGGCCCTGGCCAAGGAAAGAATCCTGGTCAAACCCTACGCCCGCCTGAGTCGCAAGCAGCAGAAGGCCCTGCGCGAAACCTACATCGCGGAGATCTTCCCCCTGGTCACACCCCAGGCGATGGATCCGGCCCACCCCTTTCCCTTCGTCTCGAACCTGTCGCTCAACCTGCTGGTCACCCTGCACCATCCCGGCGAGCAGCAGCAGCTCCTCGCACGGGTCAAGGTGCCCGTCGGCGCCGGCATCCCGCGCTACCTGCAGGCGGAGGGCGGGATCTTCGTCCTGCTCGAAGAGGTCATGGCCCACAACCTGGACCTGCTCTTCCCCGGCATGGAAGTCGACAGTTGCGAGATGTTCCGGGTGACCCGCAACGCGAACACGGAACTCGACGAGGAAAAGGCCGACGATCTGCTGGCGATGATCGAAACCGAACTGCGGGAGCGCAAGTTCGCTCCCATCGTCCGCCTGGAAGTGGCCCCGGGCATCACGCCCCTGCACCGGGGCATGCTGGCGGCGGAGCTGGGCCTCGACGAGGAGTCGGACGTCTTCGAGGTCGACGGCATGCTCGGCATGCGCGACCTGATGGAGCTGTGGAAGCTCGATCGCCCCGAACTGCACGATCCGGCCCACCACCCCATCGATCATCCCGAACTGACTCCTGGCCGCAACATCTTCCACGTGATTCGTGATGCCGGCTCGATCCTGCTCCAGCATCCCTACGAGTCGTTCCGCACCTCGGTGGAGCGCTTCCTGCTCGAAGCCGCCGAGGACCCCAAGGTGCGGGCGATCAAGATGACCCTCTACCGCACCTCCGCCGAGTCCCGCATCATCAACGCCCTGATCATGGCGGCCAAGAACGGCAAGCAGGTGGCCGTGGCGGTGGAACTCAAGGCCCGCTTCGACGAGGAGGCCAACATCCGCTGGGCGGCGCGGCTGGAGGAAGCCGGCATCCACGTCACCTACGGTGTGGTCGGCCTCAAGACCCACTGCAAGGTGGTACTGGTGGTACGCCAGGATTACAACGGCCTGCGACGTTACGCCCACTTCGGCACGGGCAACTACCACGCCGTGACCGCCCGCATCTACTCCGACCTGGGCCTGCTGACCTGTGACGACGCGATCGGGCAGGACCTGACCGAACTGTTCAACTACCTGACCACGGGCTACAAGCCCAAGCGCCATTACAAGAAGATCCTCCCCGCCCCCAAGGTGCTCAAGGGCGCCTTGCTGGACAAGATCCAGCGCGAGATCGACATCCACCGCAAGGAGCGGCCCGGCCTGATCCAGCTCAAGATGAACGCCCTCGAGGACGTGGACATCACCCGCGCGCTCTACCGCGCCGCCAAGGCCGGCGTCCGCGTGGACCTGATCGTTCGCGACACCTGCAGGCTGATTCCCGGTATCGAGGGCCTGTCCGAAAACGTGCGGGTGATCAGCATCGTCGGCCGCTTTCTCGAGCACACCCGCATCTTCTATTTCCGCAACAACGGGCGAGAGGAGTATTTCATCGGCTCGGCCGATTGCATGAAACGTAACCTGGAGAGCCGGGTGGAGTCGGTCGTTCCGGTGGAGGACCCACGACACCAGCAGACCCTGCGCCGCTTCCTCGACATTCAGCTCGCCGACCGCCGCAGCGCCTGGGAAATGCAGCCCGATGGCAGCTACGTGCAACTCACACCGGAGGACGGCGGCGAGGCGGTCAGCAGCCAGGCGTTCTTCATCGAGTGGGCGGAAAAGCGCCGCAAGGAGAGCACCCGGCTGCGCAAACGACGCGTCAGGGGTGTCGGCCGCCGCAACCTGAAGGCGTGATCCTCCCCGCCCTTCGCGCGGCCTTCGAAAGCCGCGTAGCCCGGCTCGAAGACACCGCCCTGGTCGCCCTGCGGCGACTGGTCGAGTGCTCCTCGGAGACCCACGATCCCGCCGGCGTGGACCGCTGCGGCGCCTTGACCGCCCAGCTCTTTGCGTCCCTCGGTTTTGAACCCCGTTTCCATCCCGACCCCGCTGGCCGCCGCGGGAGCCACCTGCTGCTGACCCGGCCGGCCCCCGGCAGGCCCCGGGTGCTGATGATCTCTCACCTGGACACGGTGTACTCCGCCGAAGAAGTCCGGCGGCGAAACTTCGCCTGGCGGGAGGAAGGCGAGCGGATCTACGGCCCCGGCGTGATCGACATCAAGGGCGGGACAGTGCTGATGCACCTCCTGCTCGCCACCCTCGCTGCCGAAGCGCCCCGGCTCATCGACCAGGCCGAGTGGCTGCTGGCCTTCAACGCCGCGGAGGAAACCGGCTCGGCGGATTTTCCCGACCTCGTGCGCCGGGCCGCCGCCCCCCCGTTCCTGGCCTGCCTCGTCTTCGAACACGGTCACCTGCGGGGGCCCGAGACCTCCAGCATCACCGTCTCCCGCCGGGGCGCGGCCCGCTTCCGGATCGAGGTTCAGGGCCGGGCGGCCCACTCCGGCTCGGGCCACGCCCGGGGCGCCAGCGCGGTCCGGCAGCTCGCCCGCCTGGTGGAAGCCCTCGAGGCCCTGAGCGATCCCGCGCGACACCTGACGGTCAACGTCGGTCGCATCGAGGGGGGCTCGGCCGTCAATACTGTGCCGGAGCGTGCCACGGCCCTGGTGGATCTGAGGGCCGACGATCCCGCGACCTACGAGCAGGCGGTGGAGACCGTGCTGGCCATGGCCGGAGAAGGTTCCGTCCGCGCCCACAGCGACGGCTTTCCCTGCTCGATCCGGGTGGAGCGTCTGCCGGGCTACCCTCCCTGGCCCGACAATCCCGGCTCGCGGCACCTCGCCGACATCTGGCGGCGAGCCGCCCGCGACCGGGGTCACGAACTGGTTGCCGAGCACCGCCTGGGGGCCAGCGACGGCTGCCACCTGTGGGACCTGGCGCCGACCCTGGACGGTCTGGGCCCTCTGGGCGACGACATCCACTGCGCGACCCACGATCCCGCCCGGGGCCGACGCCAGGAATCCCTGTTGCGCCGCTCCCTGGGCGAGCGGGCGCTGATCCACCTGGAGGCCCTGGCGGCGCTGCTGAACCCCGACGAGTCCCCCTGACAGCCGCCCCATTGACCCGCGCCCCCTTCCCTCGTAGTTTCAGGGCACGAAGATAAGGAGCCCTCCAGTGTCCACGACGCCCAGAACCGCCTCTGCCGATTCTCGGCGCAGGCTCGGGCGGGCGGCCGTTCTGACGCCCGTCGAGCGCTGGCTGATCCGCCGCCTGCTGGCGGCCAAACGCTGCCCTCCCATCCGCGTGGTGGCCTGGACCGGCCAGGAGTTCGGCGCTTCCCGAGCCGAGGCCGTGGCGACCCTGGTGATCCGCGACCGGCGCAGCCTCTGGTCGATGGCTCTCAGGCCCGAGTTGGGCTTCGGCGAGGCCTACTCGCGGGGCAGCGTCGAAGTCGAAGGCTCGCTGGTCGACCTGCTCGAAGCCGTCTACCGGGCGGTGGGCCCGCACCGGAGCGTCGAGCACCGCTTCTCCGGCCTGCGCTCACGCCTGCGCCACGGCAACAGCCTCACCGGATCGAAGGCCAACATTCACCACCATTACGACCTGGGCAACGAGTTCTACTCCTGGTGGCTCGACGAGCGGATGCTCTACACCTGCGCCTATTTCCCCACCCGGGAAGCGGACCTCGAGGCGGCCCAGGTGGCCAAGATGGACCTGGTGGCCCGCAAGCTTCGGCTGCAACCCGGCGAGACCGTCGTCGAGGCCGGCTGCGGCTGGGGCGCCCTGGCGATGCACTTCGCCGAACACTACGGAGTGCGGGTCAAGGCCTTCAACATCTCCACCGAGCAAATCCGCTGGGCCCGCGAAAGCGCGCGCCGCAGAGGCCTCGAGGGAAGAGTCGAGTTCATCGAAGACGACTACCGCAACGTGTCGGGTCGTTTCGACGTCTTCGTCTCGGTGGGCATGCTCGAGCACGTGGGCCGCGATCACTACCCGGACCTGGGCGGCGTGGTCGACCGCGTACTGTCTCCGCAGGGACGGGGCCTGGTCCACACCATCGGCCGGGTTCATCCCCGACCGCTCAACCCGTGGATCGAAAAGCACATCTTCCCCGGCGCCTACCCCCCCACGCTCAAAGAGATGATGGACCTCTTCGAGCCCTTCGACTTGCCCGTGCTCGACGTGGAAAACCTGCGGGCCCACTACGCTCTGACCCTCGAACACTGGCTTCAGCGCTACGAACGCTCCATCGACAAGGTGCGCCGACGCTACGACGAAAACTTCGCCCGCACCTGGCGGCTCTACCTCAGCGGTTCGATCGCCTCTTTCCGCTCCGGCCACCTGCAGCTCTTCCAGGTCCTCTTCGGCCGCCACGCCTACCAGGAGGCCTGGACGCGGGAAGAGCTCTACCGCAACCCGGCCTGAGCCCAGCGTGCCCCCTCGTCCCCCGATGACCGATGACCGTTGTGACGTGCTGATCGTCGGTGGCGGCCCTGCGGGCTCTTCCTGCGCCCGGGGCCTGGCCGGACAGGGGCTCGACGTGCGGGTACTCGACCGGGCGGAGTTCCCCCGGTCCAAGATCTGCGCCGGGTGGGTCACACCCCAGGTGATGCAGGCCCTCGACATCGACCCCGAGCACTACGGCCGGGAC harbors:
- a CDS encoding M20/M25/M40 family metallo-hydrolase, with amino-acid sequence MILPALRAAFESRVARLEDTALVALRRLVECSSETHDPAGVDRCGALTAQLFASLGFEPRFHPDPAGRRGSHLLLTRPAPGRPRVLMISHLDTVYSAEEVRRRNFAWREEGERIYGPGVIDIKGGTVLMHLLLATLAAEAPRLIDQAEWLLAFNAAEETGSADFPDLVRRAAAPPFLACLVFEHGHLRGPETSSITVSRRGAARFRIEVQGRAAHSGSGHARGASAVRQLARLVEALEALSDPARHLTVNVGRIEGGSAVNTVPERATALVDLRADDPATYEQAVETVLAMAGEGSVRAHSDGFPCSIRVERLPGYPPWPDNPGSRHLADIWRRAARDRGHELVAEHRLGASDGCHLWDLAPTLDGLGPLGDDIHCATHDPARGRRQESLLRRSLGERALIHLEALAALLNPDESP
- a CDS encoding cyclopropane-fatty-acyl-phospholipid synthase family protein; this translates as MSTTPRTASADSRRRLGRAAVLTPVERWLIRRLLAAKRCPPIRVVAWTGQEFGASRAEAVATLVIRDRRSLWSMALRPELGFGEAYSRGSVEVEGSLVDLLEAVYRAVGPHRSVEHRFSGLRSRLRHGNSLTGSKANIHHHYDLGNEFYSWWLDERMLYTCAYFPTREADLEAAQVAKMDLVARKLRLQPGETVVEAGCGWGALAMHFAEHYGVRVKAFNISTEQIRWARESARRRGLEGRVEFIEDDYRNVSGRFDVFVSVGMLEHVGRDHYPDLGGVVDRVLSPQGRGLVHTIGRVHPRPLNPWIEKHIFPGAYPPTLKEMMDLFEPFDLPVLDVENLRAHYALTLEHWLQRYERSIDKVRRRYDENFARTWRLYLSGSIASFRSGHLQLFQVLFGRHAYQEAWTREELYRNPA